In the Triticum aestivum cultivar Chinese Spring chromosome 2B, IWGSC CS RefSeq v2.1, whole genome shotgun sequence genome, TCTGGTCCGGTCTGGGTGGACATCCACAGGGCTACCTACAGGTTAGCCGGCTCCAACTTGACCAGCGCAGAAGGGTCACAAGCCTGTTCACTAGGTGAACTATATACAGAGGAAAACGAATGAACCTATATTTAAtatgtatctatatacatccatatgtggttcatagtgaaatctctacaaagacttacatttaggaacggagggagtacatatctcTGAGACTAGGAAATTAAGATGGTTCACTACTCGGTATCCACTGTGCGTTCTGCATGTTTCAAACGAGCAGCGAGAAATTAAGAATTCGCCTGTGCTAATTGGACAAACGAGCAGATGAGGATGCGTCCAGCGGCACTTCAGGCTTCCAAGGGACGTTCATGGAGGAAGGTTGCTCGCTTGTTTGGCCAAAAAGGTGTAGTTAGAGAATGGGGCCAGGCAGCTCCTGCTGGTGGGTAGCGAAACACACCTGTCGCTCCCTGACCCGCGTCGGGTGGGAGAAGCATATCCCTTGCGCCGCCACGGCGGCAGgccacctgcgccgccgccggcggccaatGCGTCTGGTGCGGCGAGAGCTACAGAAGCAGGCCGGGCTAGCCGCGCAAAGTGTTTTTTACCGGAGCCGGGAGCTACCGGTGATCTTTCCACGCCAATGAGGTGCTGCCACATctaaggcctcatttggttcataggataggattatcgtagGAATAGAAAATTTgcaggaaatgagatgacatgtatgtTAAATCCTATGAGTATGAATAGGaaacgagatgtcatttggttcacaccaAAGGAaatttttcattgagtctaggctcatttttattttcctatgaaatgtggaggataggaacaaatcctatgtaggaataggaatccgttcctatgaaccaaaaggctctaaaggaaaaaatcctataagaatcctatcctctagaattcctatgaaattccttcaaaccaaaggaggcctaaaggTGCGGAACCATGTGCATGTGTATATGAAAGTATTCATTGCAACAAATCTCTTGTATTTCTGATTTTAGTCCAATCAATGTCAGAATGATGTAGTACCTTTTAACAGGAAcggtacacatgcatgcatgcagaatctctcctctctcacacacaaacaaaTCCATCCATTTTATCTTTGTTTAAAATTTTAGATGGACAATACCTCTAACACTAATTTTCTATTactgattttttttatatattaAAATTCCTAAACATGTGATCTGTAGAACAAGGCCAATTTTGAATATATTTGAACTAGATTAAGTTTTTCTATTTCAATCATATCAAAATTTATATTTCACTTATTTCAAATTTACTTATTTGAAATAATTGGAATCGATTTTGAAACTAGTGAaattattttttgaaataaatgaAATCAGTTTTCTGAAACTAGTTTGTTACCGAAAAAGGGTTCCCCcactttgtatacaaagcaaccaaccgagcCATACAgagataggtgctggggcggaagcagcacagtcacgcctAAAAGAAACGACGAAGAAAGAGCAAAAGGAACAAATGCCGACAAtggcggatcaacaaaaacgaagaagcctcgcaaTCGCTTCGCCCACAGGGATCTTCCACTAGGCTCCAAAACTCCGAAGCGCCGAcacctatcaacacctccaagaaagatcgcgacgatgacgatgctgctgccaagggtttccccggtacacgacgaggcgagaggaagggtagcccccgacgccctcccggaaggtcaggtggcacccacaggcgccaccgcgccggtgtcggccacgccgacaggggtttcccccgatccaaacccgcacctcgggcgctccggatccagccaccaaaccaaccaccaccctgcgccaacgcggtcatgaggcccccacgccgtctcaccacgacaCCGCGAAGTGAGGACATCGCGGCGAAGAATCAGAGCCGGGACTAGAGCAtcagcaccgtcggcacgcgggagggccccacctccaccgtccgcgacggtagccgtccggacgcaatagcaggagcacaccaggcccgtgGGCCCACAGGCCCTGCCGAGCCCTCGTGGGCCCATAAAGCTCCCGCCTTCGCGTTGCTGCCGGCACGCCATCGGCGCCGACGCCCCAtatccgagccgctcctcctcctcaccgcgccaCAGACAACGAGGCGACGCcgaggggccggccctctaggacccagatgggcccgccgggcccagatctgggctggGGGCGCGACGTCGGCCACccaacaccaccacgccggccCGCCGCTAAGGAGCAGCGCCGCCACCACGTCCGCCGCCGGCCACCCCGCCGGGTCACCGGACCGTCGCCAAGCCGAgcgacaccgccgccgccccctgccccgGGCCAGAAGGACGCGCGCGCGGGGAGAGGAGAtcctgccgccgccggcaccccccgggccgGAGCCAGGGGCGCCCACCGGCGACggcaggggagaggatgagggggggGGGCGAGAGCAGAGGCGCGGGGGCCGCCTCGGATGCCTCCCAGGGAGGCGGCATGAGGGCGGAAGGAGGGGCGGGGGAGGAAGGGCGGCGGAAGCGGGGCGGATCCGGGCcgcgcgccggcgagggcggccggATCCCGCCGAAGATGGGCaggggaaggtggcggcggcaAGGGTTTCGGGGGTGGGGGCGGCTCGCGGGAGCGGGGGCCTCAATGGATATATACCAACTAGTTTGTTCAAACATGTCAAACCGAGTACTTCAAAACATTTTGGTAATGAATGAAATATGTTTACTGAAATGAATGAAGTCAGTTCTTTTGAAATGAATGAAATCAGTTTTATATGAATCGGTCCTTTTAGCTAGGACCGGACACGGACACACTTGTCGGCACTGGGCAGAGCCTTACTTCGCAGCTAGTCTGGCCTCCCTGATTAAAAGGACAATCCAAATCTGTTTCATGTGTGATTTGAACTGTTTATGCGCAGTTTGTCCAGAATTTAACAAACCCGTGAGGATCATAAAATTTGTAATAATTGGCCTCTGATTCCTAATAACATCCCTGGGAAGTGGGAACTGGCAAGAGGTTCTCTACTGGTACATACAGTGCAGGTCATACATTTCTTGGACAATGCAGTTGTTGCAATGGTTACAGGCCACGATTAGCGATGCAATAGGGTGATCACGACAAGTGAACTTAGTAAGCCTAGCACAATGCTGGAGATGGCTGATCAGCGGTAGCTGATTCTTGCAGTAAACTTAGGGCTATGACCTCTGCCAATTCTTGCTTCAATCTCACACCCGCCCGATCTGTGGCTAGAAGAATAATCAGCATCGGAAATGATGTACATAAGCTGCTCCAAGTTCTTTTGAAACCAGCTGACATCACTGATCCCACAATAAGCCTGCACATGTTATAATAAATGGGGTTATATATAAGTGCCTGATTTTTTCTTAAATCTGGGTTAAGTTATAAGCCTTCAGATCAACATCCAACCATCCTCATCTCCAAGCCACTGCATATATGTAACCTACAAACTAAAAGTTTCTGTGATCCTTGACTAAATTTGCAATCTTTCAAATACTGCAATTTCAGGCCAATTAATGTGCTGTTTTAGGTGATTGAGATTTACAAAATTCCAAACAACTAGGAAGTACAAAAACTATGGGTGTATCAAATCTTAGCTGATAGTAATTTTATTAAATCTAAGTCTACAAAGCAAGCCTTAGATTGTTTGATATAACGGGGGTATTGGCATGCATATCTGTGATAATATACGTAATTTCAGGTTTAGAAATGTGCAACTGTGTTGTTGCACATTCCAAACACTGAAGTagcatacaatttttttaaaaaattgaaggATGGAAGATGGGCAACCAATCGATCTACAAAGACAAATCTTCAGGTTGCTTCGAACAAGAAAACCGGTTGATTACAATTAGGCTGTATATATGTACCTTGTTTCGGTGCCACAAACTACATGGGGTACTCCAGGCAACTATGTAATCCTTATCTTGGCCATGTTTATTTTTCCCACGGTACACGACAGCGGCTACCGAACCTGATGACTCGCCGGCCCGGTGGATGTGATGAAATGCTGCCCACTGGCCGTTGCCAATAGTAGCTGGGTAGGGAGCCCTGCCGATGTGGCCAGACCAGTCGTAGTTGGCGACTTGGTAGAGGGTGTCTCCGGTGGCATTATACAAACGGCACAACGTTGACTGTCCATTGCCGTACAGGGACTTCAGACCCTTGACATACCTGAAAGCTTCGTCGTCCTTGTCATGCTCGTCCACCAGGTTCCATGCCTCTCGTGCTCGGTCTTCCCGTGTCTTGTGTTTGCCCATGTACCTCGCCATTTTATCCAATTTGCAGTTGTCGACTACTTCGCCAAAGCAATTTGTTGTTTCGATTAGTTCTTCTCTCTCCCGTTTTTCTTCTGCTTCTGTTATGTGAGTTTGCTGGCTTTCCTGCACATTTGGAGGCACATATTTGACAACAACCCACTTTGTATGTAAATGGGTGTCTTGTGGACTACATAGTTCATTTGGGAGATCCAAGAGCCATAGCTTCCCACCAGGATAGGCTGCTTGGTGTGCTGGCAACTTTTCTTTTTTATGAATGTGAATTTCTACAAATAACATTtcaagaaaattttaaataatattTTACTATGAGAAACTATAGTTCAGAATACAAACAAAGCTAATTGTTATATGAATGTCAAATGCACCTTAATTCGTGTGGTTAAAGCTGCCGATGGATTTGGAATACCCCCTCTGTTTGACAATGCAAATCATTTTCCTCAAGAATTATTGTTTCACAATCTAGCCCACTAAGGAATTGGATGTTGGGTTTCCCTCAAAATTTAGAAGCTAAAAATCTATCCCAAAGGGCATTACTTTACCAAATTGATAGTACTAAGAAATCTATAATAATTTAGTTAAAAAACAAGGGTATTACATTATTGAGCATCCAACGACATATCAACAAAAACATGTATATTAGGGATTTATAGTAAATAACTTTCAGTTCATCCTTTTATTCATATTTTTCATAGCTTAAATAATTTTATGGAGTCAATCTTTCAAGCACATGTATTCCCAATGTTGCAAGTGTTCTTCcctataattttttttcttcacaATATCGTATGTCAGGATTAAACATATAAATTGTATGGCCATAGCCCATTGGCCAAATATTTGTAGGCATGAAAATAATCATAGTAAAACACAGTTTTTCCGTTAATAATCACACCTGGTTCTTTGTTGGCTCAAGGTCCTTTAGTAACGCATCAGGAAATTGACTTGAAGTTTCCGTCTCGTTtagctcattaagaatgtttcctATAGTCGGCCTTTTATGTCGGTCAACCTCCACACAACTTAAAGCTATTTCAGTGCACCTTTTTACTTGTATGCAATAGGACTCCAGTGCATTCACTGATGCTGCCTGTAGCCTATTCCTCCAGTTTCTATGTACCTTCTCATTTTAATCATAAATGCAGTATATTAGCATTTTAGCATAATTAAGTATCATTTGTGAAACATATATACAACTAATGACGATAAAGGAAACTCCTTCTTACAAGCTCAATGAATTGTTGTGAAGATATTTCAGCACTTTTTGAGTAGCCCGTGGGTCCTGCTATTATCTTTATGATTATAACACCCAAGCTGAATATGTCCAACTTATTAGAAATTACACGACCATTTATATGTTCCGGCGGTAAGTACCCACTGCATGACACATCATACATATTACTGGTACCATGTGTCGAATGCAAACAAAATtacttgattacagaaaattttaaTTGACATGGAGAAGAACTTAGCTTACATTGTTCCTACAGAAGTTGTAGTGATACGCGTTTGTTCTTCCATTAGCCTCGACAATCCAAAATCGCCAATTTTAGGCATGCAGTTCTCATCCAGCAATACATTGGCTGGTTTTAAGTCAGAATGAATCATTGGAGGTTCCAATTCCTCGTGAAGATATTTCAAACCCTTGCAAATTCCTTTTATTATTGCATAGCGTGTGTGCCAATCATGTCCACTAGATTCATCTATAACAACGAATAGCATCCACAGAAAGTTTATATTAAAATATGATATTACCTACTAATACAAGTAGAGCATTATGCATCATACCAGAGAGATAATCATTAAGGCTTCCATTTTGCATATACTCGAAGCAAAGAGCCCTATGTGTCACTTCACCAAGTACCATTTTCCCATTGTATGGCACATATTCCCGTCGAGTTTCATTGCAATAGCCAACCAAACGCACAACATTCTGGTGTTGGAGATTTTCAAGGTTGTGATACTCCTTCTCAAATAGCTCATCATCAAGTCCTAGCATGGGATGAAGCATCTTCACAGCAATCTTCTCCCCATTCGTATGCAACCCCTATTCAATCTCACATATGCTTGGTTTAATTTTCTACTAATGTAGCGATATATATAACAAGTGTAAAGCACAAAATGGTACTCATGTTTGAATATGTGGTGACACAAATCCTCTACTGCTATAAACTGTTTATTGCATGACAGATGAGCACACAACAGTGCAAGGTAAGGCACAAATGTTAATAGTTACTAAGATCAAAAGAGGAAAAAATAGTGCAGCCTGCAACTTGCACAATGCCTCATCTGTCGTTGGCATGCACCTGAATAAATAAGCATGGTTAATTTTCTATGCGATGGACGCCAGGATGTAATTGCCCTTCTAGCGAGTAACAAATGAGGGGACCAATTATTCGTAACCATATAATGTGCAGTGTGTCTTAGGAGTAATTCACATGCATGGTGCTACCACCTGCGGCAACTATTAATCGTACCAGATAGACTTTCCCGTATGTGCCTCTGCCAAGTTCCCGGTCCTCAGAGAAACCATTTGTCATCTGATCCAATAAATGGTATGACAAACTCGGCACCACGGTTGCATGGTCCATGTTGCCGTTTTCCTGATGTAAAAAAAGGATACATAAACTGCTGCATGAGAGATAGTTCATGTTCATATTTGCAGGTACAGTAAGCATTAGAAATCTATGGCCAATTTAAGTGCTCCTCTCCCTGTTGAGCTTTATGGTCTCTACCAGTACACAAGGGAGCTTGCAAAATCCGATTCATGCACAACATCAAAATACGTTATAAAGATGAATAGTTTGTGATTatgaaagacccccccccccccccgctactaTTGTGCCATACAGTAGAAATATGGTAACTTCCATACATAATAAGTGCAGAAGTGGCAGTAGAACGCAAATCGATGAAGATCAAATGGGCATGCATTTAACCAACAGGTTGTTGAAATAGCAGTAGAAGGAAagcaatttcgaaggcacaaacctTGCAAAAAAGGCCTGCAGGGAGAGACGAAGGCGCTTGTGAACGTGCGTGGAAGTGGAGGGAGAATGAGCAGCTCGGCCTTCTGTTAAAGATGGAACATGATCACATCCAATCATGCAAACATAATAAATTACGCAGTTGCATCCAAAACAGTCTACTTACCCGGCAGCCAAGTTGGGGAGCAGGTGGCAACCGAATCATTGTATATGCCAAGTGGCTCTATTCATATGCACCGCTACCAAGTCTCTGGTCCTCGAGGAAACCATTTGTAATTTCTTTAAGAAATGCAATGACAGAGACCTTGGTGTCACACTTGCATGGTGCATGTTATTGCATCTCCCGGtggagaaaaaaggaagaaaatctTGTATGGACATGTTAAATTTTTTGGAGCTAGCATTATCATTAGGAATTTTTATGGCTGCTCTTCACCTTGTTGAACTCTACCAACTGACCCATTCAGTATATGAAAAGGAATAGTTTGTGATGAACAATTATATTGCAAGCTACTATTTTTGAAACACATATGTGATAACCAAAGGGGCATATTTAACCAGCAGGTTCTTAAACTTAGAGCCATAGTGGAGTAAAAGGGGAGCAATGCCGAAATGATTAACTCTGCATCAACAGCGATGTTGCTCGTCAAAGCCGCGTAGTTTGACAAAGTGGTTGATCACTGCAAGTAGGAACTTAAGGTGGACCCAGCACGGGTAGTTGAGATGCATAATTGCATATGACAGGACGGAATCCCATTTAAATTAACCAGTTGGCCGAAACAAGGCTTAATTATACAGGGGCACACAAGGTGGTCATTACACAATTTGCATCCTCGAGATCAGCTGAGCAGTTGGAATCCAATGTGCAGTTTGCATGTTCAATTGAGCAGTAAGAAATTAGGAATACAACAGCAAATTAAGCTTCTTGGACAAATAAGTACTACTAATTTGGAGATGGAAAAATATTTGCTAGAGAAGCATGAGGCAGCAGGCTCGTGCGACCCACCTGCATTCCGGCCACGTGACGCGTAAAATGCCCAGGCCGATCTGCCAATCTCTCTTTCCAGATTCCTCTGCATCCTCTCACCCTCCTGCCTCGTCGCAGGAGAGCACGGAGCGGCTGGGTGCCGAGTGCCGGGAGCGACGATGCGACCACATACGCGGGCGAAGCGAGCGGCTTGGTCGAACCAGCAGTGTGTCCGGTCGAACTACATGATACAGTTAGGTAGCCACAAGGGTAGTTCGCTCCTTCCACTAGCTAGTTAATGTGAAGATATAATAGAAATGGATGCTAATGTCATAGCAATCTAAGTGGAAATTTTGCAAAGGCAATGTTGAGAGTAGCAAACCGGGGAAACCCAAGGAAGAGAGCAGCAAAAATCCAAATTTCTCTTAGGAAATAGGGGCTCTTTGATCTGCAGAATTTCTAAAGGAATTTTGGAGGGCTTTGATCCTCAAGGAGCCGTGGCAATTTGGTGAGTATGCCCATGACTTTCTGGTGACACGCTCGACGAGCGTGGACTCACCGAAGTCAATTCTGCCTTAAAAGAAGGTGTTGTCACGTGCAGTTGAAGTACCCCGGTGTATGGGCGCAAATCAGCGGAGGCATAATTTGAAATAAGTTCATACTGAAGTGGTTAAGTCGGACAAATGTCATTTAGAAGAAATAATATCCTACCATCACTACATGAATCAGTTAATTTGCCGTCAGCCTCAAACAAACGGCAAAGGCGGGAAACAAAGGGCTCATAAGAGATTTCCAACGAGCCTCTCCCTCCCGACCTAGcctctcctccccgcgccgcccccgtgcggcggcggggagggcTTCCGGCGCGGCCGCCCCCGagttctccctcctccctcctcctcccccaccgCCGCCAGAGGGCCTGGCCGGGCAAAGCTcgcccgggccggtggcggcggggtCTTTTGGTTCCCCCGCGTAAAGAGGAGTGGCGCGGGCCCTTCTCTTCGCTGGGGGCGCGGCGCGGGTGCCGGGCGCCGCGG is a window encoding:
- the LOC123038780 gene encoding proline-rich receptor-like protein kinase PERK9; amino-acid sequence: MVPARRIEASTRGLSRLAATAHSRSSSHVGPVPQPTPPTGNCQIWPARTATTATKFLLRRSPRCQQPPPDVQGAGTRRPQPSPQEPRRARSAATAGPRATHHQSRRRPHGPHPAPPARQATSRRGARHPRRAPSEEKGPRHSSLRGGTKRPRRHRPGRALPGQALWRRWGRRREEGELGGGRAGSPPRRRTGAARGGEARRPSCSFSLHFHARSQAPSSLPAGLFCKENGNMDHATVVPSLSYHLLDQMTNGFSEDRELGRGTYGKVYLGLHTNGEKIAVKMLHPMLGLDDELFEKEYHNLENLQHQNVVRLVGYCNETRREYVPYNGKMVLGEVTHRALCFEYMQNGSLNDYLSDESSGHDWHTRYAIIKGICKGLKYLHEELEPPMIHSDLKPANVLLDENCMPKIGDFGLSRLMEEQTRITTTSVGTIGYLPPEHINGRVISNKLDIFSLGVIIIKIIAGPTGYSKSAEISSQQFIELVHRNWRNRLQAASVNALESYCIQVKRCTEIALSCVEVDRHKRPTIGNILNELNETETSSQFPDALLKDLEPTKNQESQQTHITEAEEKREREELIETTNCFGEVVDNCKLDKMARYMGKHKTREDRAREAWNLVDEHDKDDEAFRYVKGLKSLYGNGQSTLCRLYNATGDTLYQVANYDWSGHIGRAPYPATIGNGQWAAFHHIHRAGESSGSVAAVVYRGKNKHGQDKDYIVAWSTPCSLWHRNKAYCGISDVSWFQKNLEQLMYIISDADYSSSHRSGGCEIEARIGRGHSPKFTARISYR